In Mycobacterium sp. 050128, one genomic interval encodes:
- a CDS encoding fumarate reductase/succinate dehydrogenase flavoprotein subunit, with protein MVEVERHAYDVVVIGAGGAGLRAVIEARERGLKVAVVTKSLFGKAHTVMAEGGCAASMGNTNPKDNWQTHFGDTMRGGKFLNNWRMAELHAKEAPDRVWELETYGALFDRLKDGKISQRNFGGHTYPRLAHVGDRTGLELIRTMQQKIVSLQQEDFAELGDYEARIRVFAECAITELLKDGDAIAGAFGYWRQSGKFVVFDAPAVVLATGGIGKSFKVTSNSWEYTGDGHALALRAGATLINMEFIQFHPTGMVWPPSVKGILVTEGVRGDGGVLKNSDNKRFMFDYIPPVFKGQYAETEQEADQWLKDNDSARRTPDLLPRDEVARAINSEVKAGRGTPHGGVYLDIASRLTPDEIKRRLPSMHHQFMELAGVDITKEPMEVGPTCHYVMGGVEVDPDTGAATVAGLFAAGECSGGMHGSNRLGGNSLSDLLVFGRRAGLGAADYARALSSRPTVGEDAIEAAAKRALAPFEAPTNGSAAENPYTLQLELQQSMNDLVGIIRKSEEISEALERLTALRERFKNIHVEGHRQYNPGWNLAIDLRNMLLVSECVAKAALLRTESRGGHTRDDHPGMDSSWRKVLLVCRAAGGDGDAIPDVTVTREDQVPMRPDLLELFEISELEKYFTDEELAEHPGRRG; from the coding sequence ATGGTTGAGGTCGAACGGCACGCCTACGACGTGGTCGTCATCGGTGCCGGCGGCGCGGGTTTGCGGGCGGTCATCGAAGCGCGCGAACGCGGCCTCAAGGTAGCGGTGGTGACCAAATCCCTGTTCGGCAAGGCCCACACGGTGATGGCCGAGGGCGGCTGCGCGGCGTCCATGGGCAACACCAACCCCAAGGACAACTGGCAGACCCACTTCGGCGACACGATGCGCGGTGGCAAGTTCCTGAACAACTGGCGGATGGCCGAACTGCACGCCAAGGAGGCCCCGGACCGGGTCTGGGAGCTGGAGACCTACGGCGCGCTGTTCGACCGTCTCAAGGACGGCAAGATCAGCCAGCGCAACTTCGGCGGGCACACCTACCCGCGGCTGGCGCACGTGGGTGACCGGACCGGCCTGGAGTTGATCCGCACCATGCAGCAGAAGATCGTCTCGCTGCAGCAGGAAGACTTCGCCGAGCTCGGCGACTACGAGGCACGGATCAGGGTCTTCGCCGAGTGCGCGATCACCGAGCTGCTCAAAGACGGTGACGCGATCGCCGGAGCATTCGGCTACTGGCGCCAGAGCGGTAAATTCGTCGTCTTCGACGCACCCGCCGTGGTGCTGGCCACCGGTGGAATCGGCAAGTCCTTCAAGGTCACGTCGAACTCCTGGGAGTACACCGGCGACGGCCACGCGCTGGCGCTGCGGGCCGGCGCGACGCTGATCAACATGGAGTTCATCCAGTTCCACCCGACGGGCATGGTCTGGCCGCCGAGTGTGAAGGGGATCCTGGTCACCGAGGGTGTGCGCGGCGACGGCGGCGTGCTAAAGAACTCCGACAACAAGCGCTTCATGTTCGACTACATCCCCCCGGTGTTCAAGGGCCAGTACGCCGAGACCGAGCAAGAAGCCGACCAATGGCTCAAGGACAACGATTCGGCCCGCCGCACCCCGGACCTGCTGCCCCGCGATGAGGTCGCCCGCGCGATCAACTCAGAGGTCAAGGCCGGTCGCGGCACCCCACACGGCGGCGTCTATCTGGACATCGCTTCCCGGTTGACGCCCGACGAGATCAAGCGGCGGCTGCCGTCGATGCACCATCAGTTCATGGAGCTGGCCGGCGTCGACATCACCAAGGAGCCAATGGAAGTCGGGCCCACCTGCCACTACGTGATGGGCGGTGTCGAGGTCGACCCCGACACAGGCGCGGCCACCGTCGCCGGCCTGTTCGCCGCCGGCGAATGCTCCGGCGGCATGCACGGATCCAACCGGCTGGGTGGTAACTCGCTGTCGGACCTGCTGGTCTTCGGCCGTCGCGCGGGGCTGGGCGCTGCAGACTACGCGCGCGCTCTGTCCAGTCGCCCGACCGTCGGCGAGGACGCGATCGAGGCGGCGGCCAAGCGGGCGCTGGCTCCGTTCGAGGCACCGACCAACGGTTCAGCCGCCGAGAACCCGTACACGCTGCAGCTGGAACTGCAGCAGTCGATGAACGACCTGGTCGGCATCATCCGCAAATCGGAGGAGATCTCCGAGGCGCTGGAACGGCTCACCGCGCTGCGCGAGCGGTTCAAGAACATCCACGTCGAGGGCCACCGCCAGTACAACCCCGGCTGGAACCTGGCCATCGACCTGCGCAACATGCTGCTGGTCAGCGAATGCGTCGCCAAGGCAGCTCTGCTGCGCACCGAGAGCCGTGGCGGACACACCCGCGACGACCACCCGGGCATGGACTCGTCGTGGCGCAAGGTGTTGCTGGTGTGCCGCGCGGCCGGCGGTGACGGCGACGCGATTCCCGACGTCACCGTCACGCGCGAAGACCAGGTCCCGATGCGGCCCGACCTCTTGGAGCTCTTCGAGATCTCCGAGCTGGAGAAGTACTTCACCGATGAAGAGCTGGCCGAGCACCCAGGACGGAGAGGCTAA
- a CDS encoding succinate dehydrogenase/fumarate reductase iron-sulfur subunit, whose protein sequence is MGYDATMRVWRGDDAGGALQDFTVEVNEGEVVLDIIHRLQQTQTPDLAVRWNCKAGKCGSCSAEINGMPKLMCMTRMSSFAEDEVVTVTPLRTFPVIRDLVTDVSFNYEKARQIPSFTPPKDLQPGEYRMAQADVQRSQEFRKCIECFLCNNVCHVVRDHEENKKAFAGPRFLMRAAELEMHPLDTLDRRDMAQEEFGLGYCNITKCCTEVCPEHIKITDNALIPMKERVADRKYDPVVWLGNKLFRR, encoded by the coding sequence ATGGGCTACGACGCGACGATGCGGGTGTGGCGCGGCGACGACGCCGGCGGCGCACTGCAGGACTTCACGGTCGAGGTCAACGAGGGCGAGGTGGTGCTCGACATCATCCATCGCCTGCAGCAGACGCAGACCCCCGACCTCGCGGTGCGGTGGAACTGCAAGGCGGGTAAGTGCGGATCCTGCTCGGCCGAGATCAACGGCATGCCGAAGCTGATGTGCATGACCCGGATGTCGTCGTTCGCCGAGGACGAGGTCGTGACGGTGACGCCGCTGCGGACCTTCCCGGTGATTCGCGATCTGGTCACCGACGTCTCGTTCAACTACGAAAAGGCCCGCCAGATCCCGTCTTTCACGCCACCCAAGGACCTGCAGCCCGGCGAGTACCGGATGGCGCAGGCCGACGTGCAGCGCTCGCAGGAGTTCCGTAAGTGCATCGAGTGCTTCCTGTGTAACAACGTCTGCCACGTGGTCCGCGACCACGAGGAGAACAAGAAGGCGTTTGCCGGCCCTCGCTTCCTGATGCGGGCCGCCGAGCTCGAGATGCACCCGCTGGACACGCTGGACCGGCGCGACATGGCCCAGGAGGAATTCGGCCTGGGCTACTGCAACATCACCAAGTGCTGCACCGAGGTCTGCCCCGAACACATCAAGATCACCGACAATGCGCTGATCCCGATGAAAGAGCGGGTCGCCGACCGCAAGTACGACCCGGTCGTCTGGCTGGGTAACAAGCTGTTCCGCCGCTAG
- a CDS encoding flavin reductase family protein, which yields MNASNKLTPSTLRDAFGHFPSGVVAIAAEVSGVRVGLAASTFVPVSLDPPLVSFCVQNTSTTWPKLKDLPMLGISVLGEAHDEAARTLAAKTGDRFAGLETVSYNSGAVFIKGTGLWLESAIEQVIPAGDHVIVVLRVNEVAVDPGVAPIVFHRSVFRRLGA from the coding sequence GTGAATGCATCGAACAAGCTGACACCGTCCACACTTCGTGACGCCTTCGGTCACTTCCCATCCGGCGTGGTGGCGATCGCCGCCGAGGTTTCGGGAGTCCGGGTGGGACTGGCCGCCAGTACCTTTGTGCCCGTCTCGTTGGACCCGCCGCTGGTCTCGTTCTGCGTGCAGAACACCTCGACCACCTGGCCCAAGCTCAAGGACCTGCCGATGTTGGGCATCAGCGTGCTCGGCGAGGCGCACGACGAGGCCGCTCGCACCCTGGCCGCCAAGACCGGAGACAGGTTCGCCGGTCTGGAGACGGTGTCCTATAACTCCGGCGCGGTCTTCATCAAGGGCACCGGTCTGTGGCTGGAGAGCGCGATCGAGCAGGTGATCCCGGCCGGGGACCACGTCATCGTCGTCCTGCGGGTCAACGAGGTGGCGGTTGACCCCGGGGTGGCGCCGATCGTCTTCCACCGCAGCGTCTTTCGCCGTCTCGGCGCCTGA
- a CDS encoding isopenicillin N synthase family dioxygenase, translating to MTGVKSVTDLPVVDLTADIGVLREGLREAAHEVGFFYLTGHGVPRELVARVLEVARALFALPQADKDAVAMLRSPHFRGYTRLGGELTLGEVDWREQIDIGPERSPVGGPGRPDYLWLQGPNQWPAALPELPAIIAEWDAALSRVARTLLRHWAASLGSPPDVFDAAFAETPATLIKVIRYPARAASAQGVGAHRDSGVLTLLLAEPGSRGLQVRRGGGADGGWLDVAPLDGAFIVNIGELLEVATGGYLRATEHRVNLGGGTAERISIPFFFNPRLDAQIPVLSLPTELLSLAARTDKTWTPNENPSDPIYSVYGRNAWKSRLRAHPDVADAHGYSTGRVRNANPSSAQGANEVQ from the coding sequence GTGACCGGTGTGAAGAGCGTCACCGACTTGCCGGTGGTGGACCTGACAGCCGATATCGGCGTCCTGCGCGAGGGTCTTCGCGAGGCCGCTCATGAGGTGGGTTTCTTCTATTTGACCGGCCATGGTGTGCCGCGGGAGCTCGTCGCGCGAGTGCTCGAAGTGGCCCGCGCGTTGTTCGCGCTGCCGCAGGCCGACAAGGACGCCGTGGCGATGCTGCGCAGCCCGCATTTCCGCGGTTACACCCGGCTGGGTGGCGAGCTAACCCTCGGCGAGGTGGATTGGCGCGAGCAGATTGATATCGGACCGGAGCGATCGCCGGTGGGCGGACCGGGCCGGCCCGACTACCTGTGGCTGCAGGGTCCCAACCAGTGGCCGGCGGCGCTGCCCGAGTTACCGGCGATCATCGCCGAGTGGGACGCCGCCCTGTCGCGAGTGGCCCGCACCCTGCTGCGGCACTGGGCGGCCTCGCTGGGCAGCCCGCCAGACGTGTTCGACGCCGCCTTCGCCGAGACGCCGGCCACGCTGATCAAGGTCATCCGCTACCCCGCCCGCGCGGCCAGCGCGCAGGGCGTGGGTGCGCACCGGGACTCCGGGGTGCTGACGTTGCTGCTGGCCGAGCCGGGCAGTCGGGGACTGCAGGTGCGCCGGGGCGGTGGTGCCGACGGAGGCTGGCTCGATGTCGCTCCGCTGGATGGGGCGTTCATCGTCAACATCGGCGAGCTGCTCGAGGTCGCGACCGGCGGCTACCTGCGTGCCACCGAACACCGGGTGAATCTGGGCGGCGGGACCGCCGAGCGAATTTCGATCCCGTTCTTCTTCAATCCCCGGCTGGATGCTCAGATACCAGTGCTGTCGCTGCCCACTGAGTTACTGTCTCTCGCCGCGCGCACCGATAAGACCTGGACACCCAACGAAAATCCGTCGGACCCGATCTACTCGGTTTACGGCCGCAACGCCTGGAAGAGCAGGCTGCGGGCGCACCCGGATGTGGCTGATGCGCACGGTTATTCGACGGGTAGGGTCAGAAACGCGAATCCGTCGTCGGCTCAAGGGGCGAATGAAGTCCAGTGA
- a CDS encoding acyl-CoA dehydrogenase: MSHYKSNVRDQVFNLFEVLGVDQALGQGAFSDLDADTAQEMLTEMSRLAEGPVAESFVDGDRNPPVFDPKTHAVTLPESFKKSVRAVVEAGWDKAGIDEVLGGMPMPKALVWALHEHILGANPAVWMYAGGAGFANIIYHLGTEEQKKWAVMCAERGWGATMVLTEPDAGSDVGAGRTKAVQQEDGSWHIDGVKRFITSADSDDLFENIVHLVLARPEGAGPGTKGLSLFIVPKFLFDHETGELGERNGVFVTNVEHKMGLKVSATCELSFGQHDVPAKGWLVGDVHNGIAQMFEVIEMARMMVGTKAIATLSTGYLNALEYAKSRVQGADMTQMTDKTAPRVSITHHPDVRRSLMTQKAYAEGLRALYLFTATYQDAAVAEALHGVDADLAVKVNDLMLPVVKGVGSEQAYAKLTESLQTFGGSGFLQDYPIEQYIRDAKIDSLYEGTTAIQAQDFFFRKIVRDKGVALAHVSEQIQKFVDAETGNGRLKTEREHLAKALEDVQAMAATLTGYLMAAQEDISSLYKVGLGSVRFLMSVGDLVIGWLLQRQAAVAVQALDAGASGADRSFYEGKIAVASFFAKNFLPLLASTREVIETLDNDIMELDEAAF, translated from the coding sequence GTGAGCCACTACAAGAGCAACGTCCGCGACCAGGTATTCAACCTGTTCGAGGTGTTGGGCGTTGACCAGGCGCTCGGCCAAGGCGCATTCAGCGACCTCGATGCCGACACCGCCCAAGAAATGCTTACCGAAATGAGCCGGCTGGCCGAGGGGCCGGTCGCCGAGTCGTTCGTCGACGGCGACCGCAATCCGCCGGTGTTCGACCCGAAGACTCACGCGGTGACGCTGCCCGAGTCCTTCAAGAAGTCCGTTCGGGCCGTGGTCGAGGCCGGCTGGGACAAGGCCGGCATCGACGAGGTGCTGGGCGGCATGCCGATGCCCAAGGCGCTGGTGTGGGCCCTGCACGAGCACATCCTGGGCGCCAACCCGGCGGTGTGGATGTACGCCGGCGGCGCCGGTTTCGCCAACATCATCTACCACCTCGGTACCGAGGAGCAGAAGAAGTGGGCCGTGATGTGCGCCGAGCGCGGCTGGGGCGCGACCATGGTGCTGACCGAGCCGGACGCCGGCTCGGATGTCGGCGCCGGCCGCACCAAGGCGGTCCAGCAGGAGGACGGCTCCTGGCACATCGACGGCGTCAAGCGGTTCATCACGTCCGCCGACTCTGACGACCTGTTCGAGAACATCGTGCACCTGGTGCTGGCCCGCCCCGAGGGCGCCGGCCCCGGCACCAAGGGACTGTCGCTGTTCATCGTGCCGAAGTTCCTGTTCGACCACGAAACCGGCGAGCTCGGCGAGCGCAACGGGGTGTTCGTCACCAACGTTGAGCACAAGATGGGCCTGAAGGTCTCCGCGACGTGTGAGTTGTCGTTCGGTCAGCACGACGTGCCCGCCAAGGGCTGGCTGGTCGGCGACGTGCACAACGGCATCGCGCAGATGTTCGAGGTCATCGAGATGGCGCGGATGATGGTCGGCACCAAGGCAATTGCCACGCTGTCCACCGGTTACCTGAACGCGCTGGAGTACGCGAAGTCCCGCGTGCAGGGCGCCGACATGACCCAGATGACCGACAAGACCGCACCGCGGGTGAGCATCACTCATCACCCGGACGTGCGCCGGTCGCTGATGACCCAGAAGGCCTACGCCGAGGGTCTGCGCGCGTTGTACCTGTTCACCGCGACCTACCAGGACGCGGCTGTCGCCGAGGCGCTCCACGGTGTGGACGCCGACCTGGCGGTCAAGGTCAACGACCTGATGCTGCCGGTGGTCAAGGGTGTGGGCTCCGAGCAGGCCTACGCGAAGCTGACCGAGAGCCTGCAGACGTTCGGTGGGTCCGGCTTCTTGCAGGACTACCCGATCGAGCAGTACATCCGGGACGCCAAGATCGACTCCCTCTACGAGGGCACCACGGCCATCCAGGCGCAGGACTTCTTCTTCCGCAAGATCGTCCGCGACAAGGGTGTGGCACTGGCGCATGTGTCGGAGCAGATCCAGAAGTTCGTCGACGCCGAGACCGGCAACGGCCGGCTGAAGACGGAGCGCGAGCACCTGGCCAAGGCCCTGGAAGACGTCCAGGCGATGGCGGCCACCCTGACCGGCTACCTGATGGCGGCCCAGGAGGACATCTCCAGCCTGTACAAGGTGGGCCTGGGTTCGGTGCGCTTCCTGATGAGCGTCGGTGACCTGGTGATCGGCTGGTTGCTGCAGCGTCAGGCGGCGGTGGCCGTGCAGGCGCTCGACGCCGGCGCCAGTGGTGCTGACCGGTCCTTCTACGAGGGCAAGATCGCGGTCGCGTCGTTCTTCGCGAAGAACTTCCTGCCGCTGTTGGCCAGCACCCGCGAGGTGATCGAGACGCTGGACAACGACATCATGGAGCTCGACGAGGCCGCCTTCTAA
- a CDS encoding acetyl-CoA C-acetyltransferase, with protein MNVAPASSQPSNRAAQTSLKSRRRVAVLGGNRIPFARSDGAYAEASNQDMFTAALGGLVDRFGLGGQTLGVVVGGAVLKHSRDFNLTRECVLGSELSSYTPAFDIQQACGTGLQAAIAAADGIASGRYDVAAAGGVDTTSDPPIGLGDNLRRTLLKLRRSKSNLQRLKLVGTLPATLGVEIPANSEPRTGLSMGEHAAITAKQMGIKRVDQDELAVASHHNMAAAYDRGFFDDLITPFLGLYRDDNLRPNSSTEKLATLRPVFGVKAGDATMTAGNSTPLTDGASVALLATEEWAAEHSLPVLAYLVDAETAAVDYVNGRDGLLMAPTYAVPRLLARNGLSLQDFDFYEIHEAFASVVLAHLQAWESEEYCKERLGLDAALGSIDRSKLNVNGSSLAAGHPFAATGGRILAQAAKQLAEKKTERNGGGPARALISICAAGGQGVAAILEA; from the coding sequence ATGAACGTGGCCCCTGCAAGTTCGCAGCCAAGTAATCGGGCAGCTCAGACGAGTTTGAAGTCCCGGCGACGCGTCGCCGTGCTGGGCGGCAATCGCATTCCGTTCGCACGGTCCGACGGTGCTTACGCCGAGGCGTCCAATCAAGACATGTTCACCGCGGCCCTGGGTGGCCTGGTGGACCGGTTCGGGTTGGGCGGGCAAACACTGGGCGTCGTCGTCGGCGGCGCGGTGCTCAAACACAGCCGCGACTTCAACTTGACGCGTGAGTGTGTGCTGGGGTCCGAATTATCTTCGTACACACCGGCTTTCGACATTCAACAAGCGTGCGGTACCGGTTTGCAGGCGGCCATCGCGGCCGCGGACGGCATCGCGTCGGGCCGCTACGACGTCGCCGCCGCCGGCGGGGTGGACACCACGTCCGACCCGCCGATCGGCTTGGGCGACAATCTGCGCCGCACCCTGCTGAAGTTGCGCCGGTCCAAGTCCAACCTGCAACGGCTGAAGCTGGTGGGCACGCTGCCCGCCACCCTCGGCGTCGAAATCCCGGCCAACAGCGAGCCGCGCACCGGGCTGTCGATGGGCGAGCATGCCGCCATCACCGCCAAGCAGATGGGGATCAAGCGGGTCGACCAGGACGAGTTGGCGGTCGCCAGCCACCACAACATGGCCGCGGCCTACGACCGGGGCTTTTTCGACGACCTCATCACCCCCTTCCTGGGCCTGTACCGCGACGACAACCTGCGGCCCAACTCCAGCACCGAGAAGCTCGCCACGCTGCGCCCGGTATTCGGCGTCAAGGCCGGCGACGCGACGATGACGGCGGGCAACTCGACGCCGTTGACCGACGGCGCCTCGGTCGCCCTGCTGGCCACCGAAGAGTGGGCCGCCGAGCATTCGTTGCCCGTGCTGGCCTACCTGGTGGACGCGGAGACCGCCGCGGTCGACTACGTCAACGGGCGGGACGGGCTGCTGATGGCGCCGACGTATGCGGTGCCCCGGCTGCTGGCTCGCAACGGCCTGAGCCTGCAGGACTTCGACTTCTACGAGATCCACGAGGCCTTTGCGTCGGTGGTGCTGGCGCATCTGCAGGCGTGGGAGTCCGAGGAGTACTGCAAGGAACGGCTGGGGCTCGACGCCGCGCTCGGCTCGATCGACCGGTCCAAACTGAACGTCAACGGCTCGTCGCTGGCCGCCGGCCACCCGTTCGCGGCCACCGGCGGGCGCATTCTCGCCCAGGCCGCCAAACAACTGGCCGAGAAGAAAACCGAGCGCAACGGCGGGGGCCCGGCGCGGGCGCTGATCTCGATCTGTGCGGCCGGTGGGCAGGGTGTAGCCGCCATTTTAGAGGCCTGA
- a CDS encoding 3-oxoacyl-ACP reductase, protein MAPNRSSDLFSQVVNSGPGSFVAKQLGVPQPENLRRYSAGDPPLPGSLLIGGEGRVVEPLRAALDNDYDVVSNNLGGRWADRFGGLVFDATGITTPKGLKALHDFFTPLLRNLSHCARVVVVGTTPDAAAGTDERIAQRALEGFTRSLGKELRHGSTVALVYLSPEAKPAATGLESTLRFILSAKSAYVDGQVFYLGADDSTPPADWDRPLDGKVAIVTGAARGIGATIAEVFARDGARVVAIDVESAAEALAETASRVGGTALWLDVTADDAVDKITEHLRDHYAGHADVLVNNAGITRDKLLANMDDARWDSVLAVNLLAPQRLTEGLIGNGSIGEGGRVIGLSSMAGIAGNRGQTNYATTKAGMIGLTQALAPQLHEQGITINAVAPGFIETKMTEAIPLATREVGRRMNSLLQGGQPVDVAETIAYFASPASNAVTGNVIRVCGQAMLGA, encoded by the coding sequence GTGGCTCCCAATCGTTCGTCCGATCTGTTCTCACAAGTTGTCAACTCCGGTCCCGGAAGCTTCGTGGCAAAGCAACTCGGTGTCCCGCAACCCGAGAACCTGCGCCGGTACTCCGCCGGTGACCCACCCTTGCCCGGATCCTTGCTGATCGGCGGCGAAGGCAGGGTCGTCGAGCCGCTGCGGGCGGCGCTGGACAACGACTACGACGTGGTCAGCAACAATCTGGGTGGCCGCTGGGCCGACCGATTCGGCGGGCTGGTCTTCGACGCCACCGGTATTACGACGCCCAAGGGACTCAAGGCGCTGCACGATTTCTTCACACCGCTACTGCGTAATCTTTCCCACTGCGCGCGCGTGGTTGTGGTCGGCACCACACCGGACGCCGCGGCCGGCACCGACGAGCGGATCGCACAGCGCGCGCTGGAGGGCTTCACCCGCTCGCTGGGCAAGGAGCTGCGGCACGGTTCGACCGTCGCGCTGGTCTACCTGTCGCCGGAGGCCAAACCGGCCGCGACGGGCCTGGAATCGACTCTGCGGTTTATCCTTTCGGCCAAGTCGGCCTACGTCGACGGCCAAGTCTTCTACCTGGGCGCCGACGATTCCACCCCGCCGGCGGACTGGGACCGGCCGCTGGATGGCAAGGTGGCGATCGTGACCGGCGCCGCCCGCGGCATCGGCGCGACGATCGCCGAGGTGTTCGCCCGCGACGGTGCGCGCGTCGTCGCCATCGACGTGGAGTCTGCTGCCGAGGCGCTGGCCGAAACCGCGAGCCGGGTGGGCGGCACAGCGCTTTGGCTCGACGTCACCGCCGACGACGCCGTCGACAAGATCACCGAGCACCTGCGCGACCACTACGCCGGGCACGCCGATGTGCTGGTCAACAATGCCGGCATCACGCGCGACAAGTTGCTCGCCAACATGGATGACGCCCGCTGGGACTCCGTCCTGGCCGTCAATCTGCTTGCTCCGCAACGACTTACCGAAGGGCTGATCGGAAACGGCAGCATCGGTGAAGGTGGCCGGGTGATCGGCCTGTCGTCGATGGCCGGCATCGCCGGCAACCGCGGGCAGACCAACTACGCCACCACGAAGGCCGGGATGATCGGCCTCACCCAGGCGCTGGCGCCCCAGCTGCACGAGCAGGGCATCACGATCAACGCGGTGGCGCCGGGATTCATCGAAACCAAGATGACCGAAGCGATTCCGCTGGCCACCCGCGAGGTGGGCCGCCGGATGAACTCGCTGTTGCAGGGCGGGCAGCCGGTCGACGTCGCCGAGACGATCGCCTACTTCGCCAGTCCGGCGTCGAACGCGGTGACCGGCAACGTCATTCGCGTCTGCGGCCAGGCCATGCTGGGCGCGTGA
- a CDS encoding MaoC/PaaZ C-terminal domain-containing protein — protein sequence MNQPSGLRNMLRAAAGALPLVSRTDQLPSRTVTIEELPIDQTNVAEYAAITGLRYGNNVPLTYPFALTFPAVMSLVTGFDFPFAAMGSVHTENHITQYRPIAVTDTVGVRVHAENLREHRKGLLVDLVTDLHVGNETAWHQVTTFLHQQRTSLSDEPKPPPQKQPKLPPPPAVLRITPGQIRRYAVIGGDHNPIHTNPIAAKLFGFPTVIAHGMFSAAAVLANIEARIPDAAKYSVRFGKPVILPATMGLYIEENDRGSWELSLRNIAKGYPHLTGSVRPL from the coding sequence ATGAATCAGCCAAGCGGCCTGCGGAACATGCTGCGAGCGGCCGCCGGGGCGCTGCCCCTGGTGTCCCGGACGGATCAGCTGCCCAGCCGCACGGTGACCATCGAGGAACTGCCGATCGACCAGACGAACGTGGCCGAGTACGCCGCGATCACGGGTCTGCGCTACGGCAACAATGTGCCACTCACCTACCCGTTCGCGCTGACCTTCCCGGCGGTGATGTCGTTGGTGACGGGTTTTGACTTCCCGTTCGCCGCAATGGGTTCGGTGCACACCGAGAACCACATCACGCAGTACCGGCCGATCGCGGTAACCGACACCGTCGGGGTGCGGGTGCACGCCGAGAATCTGCGCGAGCACCGCAAGGGGCTGCTCGTCGACCTGGTGACCGACTTACATGTCGGCAACGAAACCGCCTGGCATCAGGTGACGACCTTCCTGCATCAGCAGCGCACCAGCTTGTCCGACGAACCCAAACCCCCACCGCAGAAACAGCCGAAGCTGCCGCCGCCGCCCGCCGTGCTGCGGATCACGCCGGGCCAGATCCGCCGCTATGCCGTCATCGGCGGAGATCACAACCCGATCCACACCAACCCGATCGCCGCCAAGCTATTCGGATTCCCGACCGTCATTGCACACGGAATGTTCAGTGCCGCAGCGGTATTGGCCAACATCGAAGCCCGGATACCCGACGCGGCGAAGTACTCGGTGCGGTTCGGCAAGCCGGTGATCCTGCCCGCGACCATGGGCCTCTACATCGAGGAGAACGACCGGGGCAGCTGGGAGCTTTCGCTGCGCAATATCGCCAAGGGCTATCCGCATCTGACCGGCAGCGTCCGTCCGCTGTAG